The following are encoded together in the Streptomyces sp. NBC_01465 genome:
- a CDS encoding type II toxin-antitoxin system PemK/MazF family toxin, producing the protein MTTSLNDNETDQSDLPGATGPTATTEADPHGIGTVHTSYAPDRNGDPDPGEIVWTWVPYEENDGRGKDRPVLVVAREEAGTLLAVRLSSKRHDLDREWIAIGSGGWDDAGRESWVDLDRVLRVHEDGMRREACALDRPRFDSVVERLMERYGWD; encoded by the coding sequence GTGACGACCTCTCTGAATGACAACGAGACCGACCAGTCCGACCTGCCCGGCGCGACCGGACCGACCGCCACGACCGAGGCCGACCCCCACGGCATCGGGACCGTCCACACGTCCTACGCCCCGGACCGCAACGGCGATCCCGACCCGGGCGAGATCGTGTGGACCTGGGTGCCGTACGAGGAGAACGACGGCCGCGGCAAGGACCGCCCGGTGCTCGTGGTGGCCCGTGAGGAAGCGGGCACGCTGCTGGCCGTCCGCCTCTCCAGCAAGCGCCACGACCTCGACCGCGAGTGGATCGCGATCGGGTCGGGCGGCTGGGACGACGCGGGCCGCGAGTCCTGGGTGGATCTGGACCGGGTGCTGCGGGTGCACGAGGACGGGATGCGGCGCGAGGCCTGCGCGCTCGACCGGCCCCGCTTCGACTCCGTCGTCGAGCGGCTGATGGAGCGCTACGGCTGGGACTGA
- a CDS encoding glycosyl hydrolase family 18 protein, whose translation MVISRLALFAASASLVAAACPPDPAPEPAPAPAASAATHRTVSAWLPYWDQEGAYRDALRHARQLHTVSPFWYQAKSAARIDGHPGAGDRRIVDGLHRAGIKVVPTVMETLGPGVLAAILTSPAKRATHIRALAALARTRGYDGIDIDYETIAPTPTAKYRTVRAGYASFVTALCKALHARHKQCIITVSPQTAATGRIWNYPVIGRAADRVRIMAYNLHWEGGPSGPLSGERWYEEILRRATALIPRRKIEMALPAYGWDWRADGKGRAKHVTWKEAEALRRKKHAPYRLDPASRTPHFTYKQGKVKRTVWYQDARGVAGHLPALRKYGVANTGLWALNFEDPALWKVLARG comes from the coding sequence ATGGTCATATCGCGTCTCGCCCTGTTCGCCGCCTCCGCCTCGCTGGTCGCGGCCGCCTGTCCGCCGGACCCGGCCCCCGAACCGGCGCCCGCCCCCGCGGCCTCCGCAGCGACTCACCGCACCGTCTCCGCCTGGCTCCCGTACTGGGACCAGGAGGGCGCCTACCGCGACGCGCTGCGGCACGCGCGCCAACTGCACACCGTCAGCCCCTTCTGGTACCAGGCCAAGTCTGCGGCCCGCATCGACGGCCACCCGGGGGCGGGGGACCGCCGTATCGTCGACGGGCTGCACCGTGCCGGCATCAAGGTCGTGCCGACCGTCATGGAGACGCTCGGCCCCGGCGTCCTCGCCGCGATCCTCACCAGCCCGGCGAAGCGCGCCACCCACATCCGCGCGCTGGCCGCCCTCGCGCGCACCCGCGGCTACGACGGCATCGACATCGACTACGAGACCATCGCACCGACCCCCACCGCGAAGTACCGCACGGTCCGCGCCGGTTACGCGTCGTTCGTGACCGCCCTCTGCAAGGCCCTGCACGCCCGGCACAAGCAGTGCATCATCACCGTCTCCCCGCAGACCGCCGCCACGGGCCGCATCTGGAACTACCCGGTGATCGGCCGGGCGGCCGACCGGGTGCGGATCATGGCGTACAACCTCCACTGGGAGGGCGGGCCGTCGGGTCCGCTCTCCGGAGAGCGCTGGTACGAGGAGATCCTGCGGCGGGCCACGGCACTGATCCCGCGCCGGAAGATCGAGATGGCGCTTCCCGCGTACGGCTGGGACTGGCGCGCCGACGGAAAGGGCAGGGCCAAGCACGTCACCTGGAAGGAGGCGGAGGCGCTGCGCCGCAAGAAGCACGCGCCCTACCGGCTCGACCCGGCGTCCCGCACCCCGCACTTCACGTACAAGCAGGGGAAGGTGAAGCGGACGGTCTGGTACCAGGACGCCCGGGGAGTGGCGGGCCATCTGCCCGCACTGCGCAAGTACGGAGTCGCCAACACGGGCCTGTGGGCGCTGAATTTCGAGGATCCGGCCCTCTGGAAGGTCCTTGCCAGGGGCTGA